From Myotis daubentonii chromosome 15, mMyoDau2.1, whole genome shotgun sequence, one genomic window encodes:
- the IRX6 gene encoding iroquois-class homeodomain protein IRX-6 has protein sequence MKGAGQTPRPSQASRRKAENWPLHHGSPAPPPAERSLCSRAAPSCGSRSPVHTAGGHPQPLKELRQTRGGLKREQAKEEEGEPGTATMAFPHFGQPYGSTSQFLVSANSSATCCESSPSSVPDVASGSTPAAALCLAPYDSRLLGSARPELGTALGIYGAPYAAAAAAQSYPGYLPYSPEPPSLYGALNAQYEFKETAGNFTPSLSQPGAYCPYEPTLGPYPYDRYGSAVELTGAGRRKNATRETTSTLKAWLHEHRKNPYPTKGEKIMLAIITKMTLTQVSTWFANARRRLKKENKMTWAPKNKGGEERKAEDGAEESLGCLPGGDTKDLAASREARGFRLSDLEDLEEEEGEEEEEEEEEEEAGVPATDRLAEFHKDAQARATPCAAAPMGRRERRECGLAAPHFSFNEPPGSGDADFLRAEPGAPTLTTHYPCSQKPRIWSLAHTATASAAQGARPTPPKPRSPECCLILRQPAGPGGRPPVLRDSARDEPGRAAKAFGKPPFAMQGLPLSCAPCPRRREPAGQCHYPSGAEGSGPPMALGLCPKDACPCAAQPWHALSDPWARPGSTWQEMVPQHSLKRKLRDSGSSVPSF, from the exons ATGAAGGGGGCTGGTCAGACCCCTAGGCCCAGCCAGGCGTCCAGGCGCAAAGCGGAGAACTGGCCGCTCCACCACGGCTCGCCAGCGCCACCCCCCGCGGAGCGCAGCCTCTGCAGCCGGGCGGCGCCTTCCTGCGGCTCCCGCTCCCCGGTCCACACAGCCGGCG GGCACCCCCAGCCGCTTAAGGAACTGAGGCAGACCCGCGGAGGGCTGAAGCGGGAACAAGCTAAAGAAGAGGAAGGCGAGCCAGGCACAGCCACCATGGCCTTCCCGCACTTTGGACAACCGTATGGCAGCACTTCCCAG TTTCTGGTGTCTGCAAATTCCAGCGCCACTTGCTGCGAATCCTCCCCCAGCTCCGTCCCAGACGTGGCCTCGGGCTCCACCCCGGCGGCGGCTCTCTGCTTAGCACCCTACGATAGCCGGCTGCTGGGCAGTGCGCGGCCGGAGCTGGGCACAGCCTTGGGCATCTATGGAGCCCCCTACGCGGCCGCTGCAGCTGCCCAGAGCTACCCTGGGTACCTGCCCTACAGTCCGGAGCCACCCTCGCTGTACGGGGCGCTG AACGCACAGTATGAATTTAAGGAGACTGCAGGGAACTTCACACCCAGCCTGTCACAACCGGGAGCCTACTGTCCCTATGAGCCGACTCTGGGGCCATACCCCTATGACCG GTACGGCAGCGCCGTGGAGTTGACTGGTGCCGGGCGCAGGAAGAACGCCACGCGGGAAACCACGAGCACGCTCAAGGCCTGGCTGCACGAGCACCGCAAGAACCCCTACCCCACCAAGGGCGAGAAGATCATGCTGGCCATCATCACCAAGATGACCCTCACCCAGGTGTCCACCTGGTTCGCCAACGCGCGCCGGCGCCTCAAGAAGGAGAACAAGATGACGTGGGCGCCCAAGAACAAaggcggggaggagaggaaggcggAGGATGGGGCCGAGGAGTCGCTGGGCTGCCTACCCGGCGGTGACACCAAAG ACCTCGCTGCGAGCCGGGAAGCTCGGGGATTCCGGCTGAGTGACCTGGAGgacctggaggaggaagagggggaggaggaggaggaggaagaggaagaagaggaggcagGGGTCCCAGCTACGGACAGGCTCGCTGAGTTCCACAAGGACGCACAGGCGCGGGCGACGCCTTGCGCTGCAGCTCCAATGGGCCGGCGGGAGCGCAGGGAGTGCGGCCTGGCGGCGCCCCACTTCTCCTTCAATGAGCCCCCGGGATCGGGAGACGCTGACTTCCTCCGGGCGGAGccaggggcccccaccctgaccacGCACTACCCCTGCAGCCAGAAGCCGCGCATCTGGTCTCTGGCGCACACGGCCACAGCCAGCGCTGCCCAAGGGGCACgtcccaccccgcccaagccgcGAAGCCCCGAGTGCTGCCTGATTCTCCGACAGCCCGCAGGCCCGGGCGGGCGACCCCCGGTCCTCAGAGACTCCGCGCGCGACGAGCCGGGCCGCGCAGCCAAAGCTTTTGGGAAGCCCCCGTTTGCgatgcaggggctgcccctgaGCTGCGCCCCGTGCCCGCGGCGGAGGGAGCCCGCAGGGCAGTGCCATTACCCGTCGGGAGCAGAAGGTAGTGGGCCCCCAATGGCGCTGGGACTGTGTCCAAAAGACGCCTGCCCGTGTGCTGCCCAGCCATGGCATGCCCTCTCGGACCCTTGGGCACGGCCGGGGTCCACCTGGCAGGAGATGGTCCCACAGCACTCTTTGAAACGGAAGCTTAGAGACAGCGGTTCTAGCGTTCCCTCATTTTAA